A single genomic interval of Calypte anna isolate BGI_N300 chromosome 3, bCalAnn1_v1.p, whole genome shotgun sequence harbors:
- the CCSAP gene encoding centriole, cilia and spindle-associated protein — MVVPPRRVKTEYMKRFKEPKWESCGACYLELLRYRLSRRLLEQAHRPWLWDGWEQESGGSGSSTAGSPPPPPGTNAAAPQQQKEEEEEKKEKKEEEEEEEAAAAAPGETGRESPEKEREDQEKQQSEEQEKPAGQTSGKDTEKSSRRGPRSSRSALSSRNDQRSAKSPQKAEPPKENKHPFALYGWGERQTDTGSQRTHNVCASASANEIHESALRAKNRRQVEKKKLSQRRVRSAEEKAWQMKPSPADNPWMTEYMRCYSARAR; from the exons ATGGTGGTGCCGCCGCGGCGGGTGAAGACGGAGTACATGAAGCGCTTCAAGGAGCCCAAATGGGAGTCGTGCGGTGCCTGCTACCTGGAGCTGCTTCGGTACCGCCTCAGCCGCCGCCTCCTGGAGCAGGCGCACCGGCCCTGGCTCTGGGACGGGTGGGAGCAGGAgagcggcggcagcggcagcagcaCAGCGGGGTCACCTCCTCCGCCACCCGGCACCAACGCGGCTGCCCCgcagcagcagaaggaggaggaggaagagaagaaagagaagaaggaggaagaggaggaagaagaagcgGCGGCAGCAGCACCGGGCGAGACGGGACGGGAGAGCCCCG agaaagaaagggaagatcaagaaaagcagcagagtgaggagcaggaaaagccaGCAGGACAAACTTCTGGGAAGgacacagagaaaagcagccgCAGGGGACCCCGCTCGAGCCGAAGTGCCTTGTCCAGTCGGAATGATCAAAGATCAGCCAAAAGTCCCCAAAAGGCAGAGCCACCAAAGGAGAACAAACACCCCTTTGCTCTGTATGGATGGGgggaaagacagacagacacaggcaGCCAGAGGACTCACAATGTCTGTGCTTCTGCGTCAGCAAATGAA ATTCACGAATCTGCTCTGCGAGCAAAGAACAGGAGGcaagtggagaaaaagaaactgtcCCAGAGGAGAGTACgatcagcagaagagaaagcttgGCAGATGAAGCCCTCCCCAGCAGACAACCCGTGGATGACTGAGTACATGAGATGCTACTCAGCAAGAGCTCGGTGA
- the RAB4A gene encoding ras-related protein Rab-4A isoform X1: MSETYDFLFKFLVIGNAGTGKSCLLHQFIEKKFKEDSNHTIGVEFGSKIINVGGKYVKLQIWDTAGQERFRSVTRSYYRGAAGALLVYDITSRETYNALTNWLTDARMLASQNIVIILCGNKKDLDADREVTFLEASRFAQENELMFLETSALTGENVEEAFVQCARKILNKIESGELDPERMGSGIQYGDAALRQLRSPRRAQAQSAQECGC; this comes from the exons ATTTCCTGTTTAAGTTCTTGGTCATAGGAAATGCTGGAACTGGAAAATCCTGTTTGCTACATCAAtttattgaaaagaaat tcaagGAAGACTCAAATCATACTATAGGAGTGGAATTTGGTTCAAAGATCATAAATGTTGGTGGTAAATATGTAAAATTGCAGATATGGGATACAGCAGGACAAGAGAGATTCAG GTCTGTAACAAGGAGTTACTACAGAGGTGCTGCAGGTGCTTTGCTTGTCTATGATATAACCAG CCGGGAAACCTACAATGCACTGACTAATTGGTTGACAGATGCAAGAATGTTAGCAAGTCAAAATATTGTGATAATACTGTGTGGAAACAAAAAGGATCTGGATGCAGATCGTGAGGTGACGTTTTTAGAAGCATCTCGGTTTGCACAAGAAAATG AGCTCATGTTCTTGGAAACAAGTGCACTAACAGGGGAAAATGTTGAAGAGGCCTTTGTACAGTGTGCaaggaaaatactgaataaaattGAATCAG GAGAACTGGACCCAGAGAGGATGGGCTCAGGTATTCAGTATGGAGATGCTGCCTTGAGACAGCTGAGATCACCACGAAGAGCACAAGCACAAAGTGCTCAGGAATGTgggtgttaa
- the RAB4A gene encoding ras-related protein Rab-4A isoform X2: MFDFLFKFLVIGNAGTGKSCLLHQFIEKKFKEDSNHTIGVEFGSKIINVGGKYVKLQIWDTAGQERFRSVTRSYYRGAAGALLVYDITSRETYNALTNWLTDARMLASQNIVIILCGNKKDLDADREVTFLEASRFAQENELMFLETSALTGENVEEAFVQCARKILNKIESGELDPERMGSGIQYGDAALRQLRSPRRAQAQSAQECGC; the protein is encoded by the exons ATTTCCTGTTTAAGTTCTTGGTCATAGGAAATGCTGGAACTGGAAAATCCTGTTTGCTACATCAAtttattgaaaagaaat tcaagGAAGACTCAAATCATACTATAGGAGTGGAATTTGGTTCAAAGATCATAAATGTTGGTGGTAAATATGTAAAATTGCAGATATGGGATACAGCAGGACAAGAGAGATTCAG GTCTGTAACAAGGAGTTACTACAGAGGTGCTGCAGGTGCTTTGCTTGTCTATGATATAACCAG CCGGGAAACCTACAATGCACTGACTAATTGGTTGACAGATGCAAGAATGTTAGCAAGTCAAAATATTGTGATAATACTGTGTGGAAACAAAAAGGATCTGGATGCAGATCGTGAGGTGACGTTTTTAGAAGCATCTCGGTTTGCACAAGAAAATG AGCTCATGTTCTTGGAAACAAGTGCACTAACAGGGGAAAATGTTGAAGAGGCCTTTGTACAGTGTGCaaggaaaatactgaataaaattGAATCAG GAGAACTGGACCCAGAGAGGATGGGCTCAGGTATTCAGTATGGAGATGCTGCCTTGAGACAGCTGAGATCACCACGAAGAGCACAAGCACAAAGTGCTCAGGAATGTgggtgttaa